The following coding sequences are from one Culex quinquefasciatus strain JHB chromosome 1, VPISU_Cqui_1.0_pri_paternal, whole genome shotgun sequence window:
- the LOC6053771 gene encoding nucleic acid dioxygenase ALKBH1, with product MFQESFKYYKARDPPPSFENVIDTDKDGAGLDCRLQNYSSTAGNNATFPGLLDSSSWRIFELKNRPGLIIIKNPFTKHSQRYWMTRCICDYPKHPNHTNLPDAIVDKYALRSAREQFDWWATAATIEDPADRRKLLKALRWTTLGYHYDWTNKVYDESARNAFPDDLAALCRHFAQVLGYVRFRPEAAIVNYYPVGSTLAGHTDHSEKNLEAPLFSFSFGQPAIFLIGGHTKDERPDALLLRSGDVIVMTREARLCYHAVPKVFHCPESERSQRWEAPDEVDQPEVQTADCRSTATMTTGAFADYIGNSRININIRQVLNEGENHL from the exons ATGTTTCAAGAGTCGTTCAAATACTACAAAGCGCGGGATCCGCCACCAAGCTTCGAGAACGTAATCGATACGGACAAGGATGGTGCTGGACTAGATTGCCGACTGCAG aattATTCGTCCACTGCCGGAAATAATGCCACCTTCCCAGGTCTGCTCGACAGCAGTTCCTGGCGTATATTCGAGCTGAAGAACAGGCCCGGactaatcatcatcaaaaaccCCTTCACCAAACACTCCCAAAGATACTGGATGACGCGCTGTATCTGCGACTATCCGAAACATCCGAACCACACGAATCTTCCGGACGCCATCGTAGACAAGTACGCACTCCGCAGTGCGCGGGAACAATTCGACTGGTGGGCTACGGCCGCGACCATCGAAGATCCGGCCGACCGGAGGAAACTCCTGAAGGCGCTCCGTTGGACCACCCTGGGATACCACTACGATTGGACCAATAAAGTGTACGACGAATCCGCTCGGAATGCGTTCCCCGACGATTTGGCCGCCCTGTGTCGTCACTTTGCCCAGGTTCTGGGCTACGTCCGGTTCCGACCGGAAGCGGCCATCGTGAATTACTACCCCGTCGGGAGTACACTGGCCGGGCACACGGACCACTCCGAGAAGAATCTGGAGGCGCCGTTGTTTTCGTTTAG CTTTGGCCAACCGGCCATCTTCCTGATCGGCGGTCACACCAAGGACGAGCGGCCAGACGCCCTGCTGCTCCGGAGTGGGGACGTTATCGTAATGACTCGGGAGGCCAGACTGTGCTACCACGCGGTTCCAAAAGTTTTCCACTGTCCGGAGTCGGAACGAAGTCAGCGCTGGGAGGCACCGGACGAGGTCGACCAACCGGAAGTGCAAACTGCCGACTGTCGGTCAACAGCGACGATGACCACGGGTGCTTTTGCTGATTACATTGGTAATAGCCGAATCAACATCAATATTAGACAAGTTTTAAATGAGGGAGAAAATCATTTGTAA